GTGCCGGTGCCGGTGGCCTCGACGTCGAGCTGCGAGGCCGCGAGGGTCGCGGCCGTGCGCTCGTCGACGTAGACCCGGGCGGCGCCGGCCTCCACCACGTCGTCGCCGGGCGTCGGCCCCGCGACGAGCGCGAGGTCGAACGCCCCGGAGTCCTGCTCCTCGATGCGCAGCCCGCCGGACTCGGCAGGCAGGCCCGAACGGGCGGTGAGGGTCTCGACGGCGGTGCG
The sequence above is a segment of the Cellulomonas palmilytica genome. Coding sequences within it:
- a CDS encoding iron-sulfur cluster assembly accessory protein, producing MLTLTDNARTAVETLTARSGLPAESGGLRIEEQDSGAFDLALVAGPTPGDDVVEAGAARVYVDERTAATLAASQLDVEATGTGTAFTLNAQ